Proteins encoded within one genomic window of Bradyrhizobium sp. CB1717:
- a CDS encoding DUF2783 domain-containing protein, with protein sequence MPLSTSSNFARPDDAFRAIVEAHRGLTEEQSADFDAALVLILANHIGDIDVLREAIGLARRRMIDGQQQQQQQQ encoded by the coding sequence ATGCCGCTTTCCACCAGCTCGAACTTCGCACGTCCGGACGACGCCTTCCGCGCCATCGTGGAGGCGCATCGCGGTCTCACCGAGGAGCAGAGCGCCGATTTCGACGCGGCGCTGGTGCTGATCCTCGCCAACCATATCGGCGACATCGACGTGCTGCGGGAAGCGATCGGGCTCGCCAGGCGTCGCATGATCGACGGTCAGCAGCAACAACAGCAACAGCAATAA
- a CDS encoding FAD-dependent oxidoreductase, with product MAPANTHQAKTQFGYRRHPDQDRPGPGPAEHPVVIVGAGPVGLSLAIDLAQRGQRVVLLDDADRIGEGSRAICFSKRSLEYWDRLGVGDRMVDKGVVWSVGRIFHGESQLYQFNLLPEDGHKRPAFINLQQYYAEAYLVDRINELPEIDLRWRNKVTALEQRNDSALLTIETPEGAYRLNAQYVVACDGARSSLRHMVGAEFAGQVFEDQFLIADVKMTAEFPTERWFWFDPPFHAGRSALLHRQPDDVWRIDLQLNRYADPVLEKKPENVRPRIARMLGHDKFEFEWISLYKFQCRRMDRFIHGRVIFAGDSAHQVSPFGARGANSGLEDAENLSWKLDRVLRGTSPASLLESYHVERSMAADENIRESTRSTDFMAPNSHQEARLRKAVLSLAKETEFGKRMVNGGRLSVPCSYDTPLSSRDADAWTGGPRPGCSMLDAPIAERSYLTDAFRKGGTDFTLLSFSNGAAIDAPDGVKDIRIGGEGGLGDPSGLAAKRYDAEPGAAYLLRPDGYVAARFRHPTREAIQTALSRAAGLN from the coding sequence ATGGCGCCGGCCAATACGCATCAGGCCAAAACCCAGTTCGGCTATCGCCGCCACCCCGATCAGGACCGCCCCGGGCCAGGCCCCGCGGAACATCCGGTCGTGATTGTCGGCGCGGGCCCGGTCGGCCTGTCGCTGGCGATCGATCTCGCCCAGCGCGGCCAGCGGGTCGTCCTGCTGGATGATGCCGACCGCATCGGCGAAGGTTCGCGCGCGATCTGCTTCTCGAAACGCTCGCTGGAATATTGGGACCGGCTCGGCGTCGGCGACCGCATGGTCGACAAAGGTGTGGTCTGGAGCGTCGGCCGGATTTTTCACGGCGAATCCCAGCTCTACCAGTTCAATCTCCTGCCGGAAGACGGCCACAAGCGGCCGGCCTTCATCAATCTCCAGCAGTACTACGCCGAGGCCTATCTGGTCGATCGCATCAACGAGCTGCCTGAGATCGACCTGCGCTGGCGCAACAAAGTGACGGCGCTCGAGCAGCGCAACGATTCCGCGCTGCTGACGATCGAAACGCCGGAGGGCGCCTATCGCCTCAATGCGCAATATGTCGTGGCGTGCGACGGCGCGCGGTCCTCGCTGCGGCACATGGTGGGCGCCGAGTTCGCCGGGCAGGTGTTCGAGGACCAGTTCCTGATCGCCGACGTCAAGATGACGGCGGAATTCCCGACCGAGCGCTGGTTCTGGTTCGATCCGCCGTTCCATGCCGGGCGTTCGGCGCTGCTGCACCGGCAGCCTGACGATGTCTGGCGCATCGATCTCCAACTCAATCGCTATGCCGATCCCGTTCTCGAGAAGAAGCCGGAAAACGTGCGGCCGCGGATCGCGCGCATGCTCGGTCATGACAAGTTCGAGTTCGAGTGGATCTCGCTCTACAAATTCCAGTGCCGACGGATGGACCGCTTCATCCATGGCCGCGTGATCTTTGCCGGCGATTCCGCGCATCAGGTCTCGCCCTTCGGCGCGCGCGGCGCCAATTCCGGACTTGAAGACGCCGAGAACCTGTCCTGGAAGCTCGATCGCGTGCTGCGCGGCACCTCGCCCGCGAGCCTGCTCGAGAGCTACCATGTCGAGCGCAGCATGGCCGCGGATGAGAACATCCGCGAGTCCACCCGCTCGACCGACTTCATGGCGCCGAACTCGCATCAGGAGGCGCGGCTGCGCAAGGCCGTGCTGTCGCTGGCCAAGGAGACCGAGTTCGGCAAGCGCATGGTCAATGGTGGCCGGCTCTCCGTGCCTTGCAGCTACGATACGCCGCTGTCGTCGCGCGATGCGGATGCGTGGACAGGTGGTCCTCGTCCCGGCTGTTCCATGCTCGATGCGCCCATTGCAGAGCGGAGCTATCTCACGGATGCCTTCCGCAAAGGTGGAACAGACTTCACCTTACTGTCGTTCAGCAATGGCGCCGCGATCGATGCGCCCGACGGCGTCAAGGATATCCGCATCGGCGGAGAGGGAGGACTTGGCGATCCCTCGGGTCTCGCCGCAAAGCGCTACGACGCCGAGCCTGGTGCGGCCTATCTGCTCAGGCCCGATGGCTACGTCGCGGCGCGCTTCCGGCATCCGACGCGCGAAGCGATTCAGACAGCGCTGTCGCGTGCCGCAGGCTTGAATTGA